The following are encoded in a window of Falco peregrinus isolate bFalPer1 unplaced genomic scaffold, bFalPer1.pri scaffold_51, whole genome shotgun sequence genomic DNA:
- the LOC114011528 gene encoding coiled-coil domain-containing protein 81-like, with protein MVPTRLLGTKTVTLHKPVFCLSRVLRDIHNLMDNRDDLSDNKVLEPVKYIKVATDANVSRRKVEICILGTTSLLSQCLGKGKNVALVLRDIGLLLIEDRKVEMRFYYDFLEGIYGKRNLRMAALSAPWLLDTVVSPMVPAASLTRSGCVIIFPEFELQLALKSQSKQPLKVMRHALGEGMWKKEEDLPPAGQAAKAGPPGSSSVADRPEEPGGRAWAKMGTKHRVGQLLEIRGARSQKTTMRSQPESKLAGKGQAQAAKRQRRKRKGGETTSSIGSKSNAKTSTSVKPEVWVPEELVCSAPAPPPAEPSRHNYSNPDLEGSGWSRETRGEGRQQGMASRPPM; from the exons ATGGTCCCCACACGGCTGCTTGGGACGAAGACTGTCACTCTCCACAAGCCCGTCTTTTGCCTGTCCAGGGTCCTCAGGGACATCCACAACCTGATGGACAACAGGGATGACCTGTCTG ACAATAAGGTGTTGGAGCCTGTGAAATACATCAAGGTGGCCACGGATGCCAACGTGTCCCGGCGCAAAGTGGAGATCTGCATCCTCGGCACCACGTCCCTCCTGTCCCAatgcctggggaaggggaagaacgTCGCGCTGGTCCTGCGGGACATTGGGCTGCTCCTCATTGAGGACAGGAAGGTGGAAATGAGGTTCTACTACGATTTCCTGGAAGGGATATATGGGAAGAGAAACCTCAGGATGGCTGCATTGTCG GCTCCCTGGCTGCTGGACACGGTGGTGTCCCCGATGGTACCTGCTGCTTCCTTGACTCGCAGCGGATGTGTCATCATCTTTCCCGA GTTTGAACTGCAGCTGGCGCTCAAATCGCAGTCCAAGCAGCCTCTCAAGGTCATGAGGCATGCCCTTGGTGAGGGCAtgtggaagaaagaagaggacCTGCCGCCCGCGGGGCAGGCCGCAAAAG CGGGACCTCCTGGTTCCAGCTCGGTTGCTGACCGACCGGAGGAACCCGGCGGCAGGGCGTGGGCGAAGATGGGGACAAAGCACCGTGTGGG gcagctgctggagatCCGGGGGGCCAGGTCGCAAAAAACGACGATGAGGAGCCAACCCGAGAGCAAACTCGCGGGCAAGGGCCAAGCACAGGCGGCAAAACGGCAGCGGCgcaagaggaaaggaggagaaacaacATCCTCCATCGGAAGCAAATCCAACGCTAAAACAAGCACATCGGTGAAGCCGGAAGTCTGGGTGCCCGAGGAGCTCGTCTGCAGCGCCCCAGCTCCGCCGCCCGCAGAGCCAAGCCGGCACAACTACAGCAATCCAGACCTGGAAGGTTCTGGATGGAGCAGAGAGACGCGCGGAGAGGGGCGGCAGCAGGGTATGGCCTCACGACCCCCTATGTGA